From Asterias rubens chromosome 20, eAstRub1.3, whole genome shotgun sequence, one genomic window encodes:
- the LOC117303892 gene encoding microsomal triglyceride transfer protein large subunit-like encodes MRAFILLLVVLCTSCIGLCFSYDLGKTYSYNYVTEVHINEADPSGSDVGFKLSSVVDLSIVWQSGSEQVAKISLRDVSLSNIADRSDDQNTFSAPPTTLMVVSSQPAYFVWTEGKVTQLYVSDSEPEGSADIKKGVISQFQMQKIEGTITETDASGECTVTYALVDNKILKLKDLSSCKTVQSGGFSHQKKGFGIDTQSEASMSCSLSADKKVIKSGVTFERWRTYVNIRSELSTSVTSSQSLALISSDGVAPTLSGSTAEGAIMGSGTFQRAEWNSDEMNQQCGEGCRPLSEVVADARGSLTERAIGKTKSVMAYLDVLQAFRSAGKDAILQALVSPDNVAIMPQLFDVLAATQTLPAWEVIQEVVDFSSGESGEMLERFLLTMAYNNHPVKEQISWLMGMLKEDKVGSQDVRAMMALTVAKLVNSYCYLGSEQCNDQVVTDATNWLLVGVTSEDRFQKILCINALKNAVQPGSIATLLTVAESDSDMDVVEVALDALLKFEPKYFTPKVNNALNNIFHEGSRQYSTVTRILAATLLLSKTPSESDVVNIIQSLGGSKQVEMAVFVLQKVIALSKGSSEASETIRIALSDSSIWNYDSISLQGQSVAFDSLFLDTEDVSINFGLDLQMTPSGLLRKSDFHVGLDLKNESLLLMNVGIFSRGLEYFFGEDSGDTGEATAGLNIECMDMKLRMLVFFTGSGELMSMAWNMGSSDGPMPHMRVIGLVQDHSQKLNLQSGFDVDVGIQGSLSLDLGGTLEFSLWDRSSTTIVSTGGSVGIKGSTQINTPFIRTGINFSGKGATRFDFVTSVQFSSLPPLSCLQLMTEPLIYINDVRKYEQLERTERKYESEERRRFRILEQSFKLFDRNTQPCYEMFGKEEEEEEGGWW; translated from the exons ATGAGAGCTTTTATACTTCTTCTTGTGGTACTCTGTACCTCATGTATAG GTCTTTGTTTTAGCTATGACTTGGGCAAAACATACAGCTACAACTATGTGACTGAGGTGCATATTAACGAGGCAGATCCATCTGGAAGTGACGTTGGTTTCAAGCTCTCATCAGTAGTTGACCTTTCAATCGTCTGGCAGAGTGGTTCGGAGCAAGTGGCTAAGATAAGC CTTCGGGATGTGAGTCTTTCAAACATCGCCGACAGGTCAGACGATCAGAACACTTTCAGTGCCCCTCCAACGACTCTCATGGTTGTCTCGTCCCAGCCTGCCTACTTCGTCTGGACCGAGGGCAAGGTCACCCAGCTTTACGTTAGCGACAGCGAACCTGAAGGCTCGGCAGACATCAAGAAAGGCGTGATCAGTCAATTTCAGATGCAGAAGATTGAAGGGACCATTACAGAG ACTGATGCCTCTGGAGAATGCACGGTCACATATGCCCTGGTCGATAACAAAATCCTGAAACTGAAAGACCTCAGCTCCTGTAAAACCGTCCAATCAGGCGGGTTCTCCCACCAGAAAAAGGGCTTCGGTATCGACACCCAATCAGAAGCCTCGATGTCATGCAGTCTGTCAGCTGACAAGAAAGTTATCAAATCAGGCGTGACCTTTGAACGCTGGAGGACGTATGTGAATATTAGAAGCGAGCTTTCAACATCAGTCACATCAag CCAAAGCCTTGCCCTGATCAGCAGTGATGGTGTTGCCCCGACTCTCTCGGGGTCAAcagcagagggcgctatcatggGGTCTGGTACTTTCCAGCGAGCAGAGTGGAACAGCGATGAAATGAACCAGCAGTGTGGGGAGGGATGCAGGCCG CTTTCCGAGGTTGTAGCAGACGCAAGGGGCAGTCTTACGGAGAGGGCTATTGGTAAAACTAAGTCTGTCATGGCGTACCTGGACGTCCTTCAAGCATTCCGCTCGGCAGGAAAAGACGCCATTCTTCAAGCTCTAGTTTCTCCAGACAATGTTGCCATCAT GCCACAGTTATTTGACGTCCTTGCAGCCACACAGACCCTTCCTGCCTGGGAGGTCATCCAGGAGGTAGTCGACTTCTCCAGCGGAGAAAGCGGCGAGATGTTGGAGAGATTCCTCCTGACGATGGCTTATAATAACCATCCCGTCAAGGAGCAAATCTCATGGTTAATG gGGATGTTGAAAGAAGACAAAGTTGGAAGTCAAGACGTCCGTGCGATGATGGCTTTAACTGTCGCTAAACTTGTCAACTCTTACTGCTATCTGGGATCTGAGCAATGTAATGATCAG GTTGTGACTGACGCAACGAACTGGCTTCTTGTGGGCGTCACCTCCGAAGATCGATTCCAGAAGATTCTTTGTATCAACGCCTTGAAGAATGCCGTTCAGCCCGGCAGCATCGCTACTCTTCTAACTGTTGCGGAGTCGGACTCTGACATGGACGTTGTCGAGGTTGCTTTAGATGCTCTCCTCAAGTTCGAGCCCAAGTATTTCACTCCAAAG GTCAACAACGCTCTCAACAACATCTTTCATGAGGGCAGCAGACAATATTCAACCGTCACACGGATTCTAGCGGCCACCCTGTTGCTAAGCAAGACACCTTCCGAGTCAGATGTCGTCAACATCATCCAGTCACTAGGGGGCAGCAAACAGGTGGAGATGGCTGTCTTTGTCTTACAGAAGGTCATCGCACTTTCAAAGGGTTCGTCGGAAGCAAG TGAAACTATCCGAATAGCTTTATCCGATTCAAGCATTTGGAATTACGACTCGATATCCCTGCAAGGGCAGTCGGTAGCTTTTGACAGCTTATTTCTTG ACACCGAAGATGTATCGATAAACTTTGGACTTGATCTTCAGATGACCCCGAGTGGTCTCCTCAGAAAAAGTGACTTCCACGTTGGGCTGGACTTGAAAAATGAATCGCTTCTCTTGATGAAT GTTGGCATCTTCTCTCGTGGTCTTGAATATTTCTTCGGAGAGGATTCCGGCGATACCGGTGAAGCGACTGCCGGTCTCAACATTGAGTGTATGGACATGAAGCTTCGTATGCTGGTATTCTTCACCGGTTCCGGCGAGTTGATGAGCATGGCGTGGAATATGGGATCATCAGACGGACCTATGCCTCATATGAGGGTGATTGGACTGGTGCAAGATCACTCTCAG AAACTCAACTTGCAATCAGGGTTCGACGTCGATGTCGGCATTCAAGGAAGTTTATCTCTAGATCTCGGAGGAACTCTTGAGTTCAGTTTATGGGACAGGTCGTCAACTACGATTGTATCAACTGG TGGATCAGTGGGTATTAAAGGCTCTACCCAAATCAACACGCCGTTCATCAGAACTGGGATTAACTTCTCTGGCAAGGGAGCGACGAGGTTTGACTTCGTCACGTCAGTTCAGTTCTCATCTCTTCCACCTCTGTCATGCCTACAGCTCATGACTGAACCTCTTATTTATAT AAATGACGTAAGAAAATATGAGCAGCTTGAAAGAACCGAGAGGAAATACGAGTCTGAGGAGAGAAGGCGGTTCAGGATCTTAGAGCAATCCTTTAAGCTCTTTGATAGGAACACCCAGCCATGCTATGAGATGTTTGGCAAggaagaggaagaagaagaagggggCTGGTGGTAG